A genomic stretch from Lathyrus oleraceus cultivar Zhongwan6 chromosome 2, CAAS_Psat_ZW6_1.0, whole genome shotgun sequence includes:
- the LOC127117733 gene encoding uncharacterized protein LOC127117733, with amino-acid sequence MGEDDVDIMTPDRTFRTTPCSQCNFPIQPDSSNTCIQCLRSKNDITLGLPKKLHLLHCPQCKTYSEPLKSWIKLQLQPKQLLDFCLILLEKNLSFNNLRLVRSQTILYEPISKIIKIRATVQKEVLNAETLQQSYLVEFVQHNCICESCTRVQPDHDEWNSVVQLRQHGCLKRSFFRLDHGISKHRVAAYAVRINKMKHGIDYFFSHRIHVNKLLDFIKGRVPVRVSESKELVSHDTDDYRYTFSVEVCPICRHDLIFLPPKVASSVGNIGPIVVCTKVSNVITLLDPFTSTQCCLDGDMYWRAPFKSLLTKEEFVEYIVLDVKEVLSKVNVDGKKFNLANVEIARVNELGKNDTRFSIKTHLGYLLKTGDYALGYDLWEANCSDSEIELKEHIEDGVMLIKKRYGVTCLMKRRAEHLLHLKDLEEITNEVLGISLGAEEPPLEKRMGDLNLSGDEHKEKKARRMA; translated from the coding sequence ATGGGAGAAGACGATGTTGATATTATGACACCTGATCGAACCTTCCGTACCACTCCTTGTTCCCAATGCAATTTCCCAATTCAACCAGATTCATCAAATACATGCATCCAATGTTTACGATCAAAAAACGATATCACATTAGGGTTACCCAAGAAACTCCATCTCCTTCATTGCCCCCAATGCAAAACCTACTCCGAACCTCTCAAATCATGGATCAAACTACAATTACAACCAAAACAGCTTCTTGATTTTTGTTTAATATTACTAGAAAAGAATTTGAGTTTCAATAATCTCAGATTGGTTCGTTCTCAAACAATTCTATATGAACCAATTTCAAAGATTATCAAAATTAGGGCTACTGTTCAGAAAGAGGTTCTTAATGCAGAAACTCTTCAACAATCTTATCTTGTTGAGTTTGTTCAACACAACTGCATCTGTGAATCTTGTACAAGAGTTCAGCCTGATCATGATGAATGGAATTCTGTTGTGCAATTAAGACAACATGGATGTCTTAAACGTAGTTTCTTTCGATTGGATCATGGTATTTCGAAGCATCGTGTTGCTGCTTATGCCGTGAGAATCAATAAGATGAAACACGGTATTGATTACTTTTTCTCCCACAGAATTCATGTTAACAAGCTTCTTGATTTTATCAAGGGACGGGTTCCTGTGAGGGTTTCTGAGAGTAAAGAACTTGTTTCTCATGATACAGATGATTATAGATACACTTTTTCTGTTGAAGTTTGTCCCATTTGTCGCCATGATTTGATTTTTCTGCCTCCTAAAGTTGCGTCGAGTGTGGGAAATATCGGTCCTATTGTTGTTTGTACTAAGGTTAGTAATGTTATTACTTTGCTTGATCCGTTTACCTCGACGCAGTGTTGCTTAGATGGTGATATGTATTGGAGGGCACCCTTCAAGTCTTTGCTCACAAAGGAAGAGTTTGTGGAATATATTGTGCTTGATGTTAAGGAGGTTTTGTCAAAGGTTAATGTTGATGGTAAGAAATTCAATTTAGCTAACGTTGAGATTGCTCGAGTGAATGAGTTGGGAAAGAATGATACGAGATTTAGTATCAAGACTCATCTGGGTTATCTTTTGAAAACGGGTGATTATGCTCTTGGTTATGACTTGTGGGAGGCTAATTGTAGTGATAGTGAGATTGAATTGAAGGAGCACATAGAAGATGGTGTGATGTTAATCAAGAAGAGATATGGAGTGACATGCCTGATGAAGAGACGTGCAGAGCATCTGTTGCACTTAAAAGATTTAGAAGAAATCACCAATGAGGTGCTTGGCATATCACTAGGTGCTGAAGAGCCCCCTTTGGAGAAGAGGATGGGCGATCTTAATCTAAGTGGTGATGAACATAAGGAGAAGAAGGCAAGGAGGATGGCATGA